In Micromonospora sp. WMMA1363, a genomic segment contains:
- a CDS encoding SsgA family sporulation/cell division regulator, whose protein sequence is MSVIRPTTVEVETSLRLVAPDATALPVRASLRYDPADPYAVHVLFHAESAGGEAVSWSFARELLVTGLDEPAGIGDVRVWPWATPRGDFVALALSSPDGNALFEVPRSVLVRFLRRTYVVVPRGREAEHLDVDTAVNRLLAGR, encoded by the coding sequence ATGAGTGTCATCCGACCGACGACCGTCGAGGTCGAGACGTCGCTAAGGCTCGTCGCACCTGACGCCACGGCCTTGCCGGTGCGTGCCAGTCTGCGTTACGACCCTGCTGACCCGTATGCCGTCCATGTCCTGTTCCATGCCGAATCGGCAGGTGGCGAGGCGGTTAGCTGGTCGTTTGCGCGGGAATTGCTGGTGACCGGCCTCGACGAGCCGGCCGGCATCGGCGACGTGCGGGTCTGGCCCTGGGCCACCCCACGCGGGGACTTCGTCGCGCTGGCGTTGTCGTCCCCGGACGGCAATGCCCTGTTCGAGGTGCCTCGGAGCGTCCTGGTGCGCTTTCTGCGGCGAACCTACGTCGTCGTTCCGCGCGGTCGCGAGGCCGAGCACCTGGACGTCGACACGGCGGTGAACCGGCTGCTCGCCGGTCGCTAA
- a CDS encoding TIGR02611 family protein, producing the protein MDPVTLPGTPNVVVRAAEQRGYGVPNEQRDRPGRPAPDGHGPVGGTALAARRERPRWRQRVSTTLALIRANPTGRVALKIFVAVAGALVVTIGVALIPLPGPGWLLVIAGLGIWAVEFHWARRLLTFTRRHVHNWTDWVRRQSLGVRFALGSAGLVFVSTVVWLSLKYSLGIDVVARVLHYLATH; encoded by the coding sequence ATGGATCCGGTCACGCTGCCTGGCACGCCGAACGTCGTGGTCCGGGCAGCCGAACAGCGGGGGTACGGGGTGCCGAACGAGCAGCGTGACCGACCCGGACGACCGGCACCGGACGGGCATGGACCGGTCGGGGGCACGGCGCTGGCCGCGCGCCGGGAACGGCCGCGCTGGCGACAGCGGGTGTCCACCACCCTCGCGCTCATCCGGGCCAACCCCACCGGCCGGGTCGCCCTCAAGATCTTCGTCGCTGTTGCCGGCGCGCTCGTCGTCACGATCGGCGTCGCACTGATCCCACTTCCCGGCCCCGGCTGGCTCCTCGTGATCGCCGGCCTCGGCATCTGGGCGGTCGAGTTCCACTGGGCGCGGCGGCTGCTCACCTTCACGAGGCGGCACGTGCACAACTGGACCGACTGGGTGAGACGGCAGTCACTCGGAGTGCGGTTCGCGCTCGGCTCGGCCGGCCTGGTGTTCGTGTCGACGGTGGTGTGGCTGTCGCTCAAGTACAGCCTCGGGATCGACGTGGTCGCCCGGGTGCTGCACTACCTCGCGACGCACTGA
- a CDS encoding IS3 family transposase, which produces MIDAAITELTPLIGIRTACRATGRPQANHYRRHRQTPAPPRPGREPRPQPRALSAAERDSVRALLNSPDFADMAPAAVYHTLLDEGVYVASVSSMYRILRAHGEVRERRRHAVHPPKVKPELIADAPNRVWSWDITKLRGPAKRDFYHLYSVIDIYSRYTVAWLLAEREDAALAERLLSDAITKQGVAREQLTIHADRGTSMASKTVAQMMADLGVTKSHSRPRCSNDNPFSEAQFKTLKYRPDFPDRFGSVQDARAHCRAFFTWYNTIHRHSGIGWHTPHDVHHGHARQVRDVRADVLTAAYTRNPERFVRGIPQPPALPTTAWINKPEDTTTQSTNP; this is translated from the coding sequence ATGATCGACGCTGCGATCACCGAACTGACGCCGCTGATCGGCATCCGGACGGCGTGCCGAGCCACCGGCCGGCCGCAGGCCAACCATTACCGCCGGCACCGCCAGACGCCTGCGCCACCGCGGCCGGGGCGTGAACCCAGGCCGCAGCCACGTGCCCTGAGCGCAGCCGAGCGTGACAGCGTCCGGGCGTTGCTCAACAGCCCGGACTTCGCCGACATGGCCCCCGCGGCCGTCTACCACACCCTCCTCGACGAGGGCGTGTACGTGGCGTCGGTGTCGAGCATGTACCGGATCCTGCGTGCCCACGGCGAAGTCAGGGAGCGCCGCCGTCACGCGGTGCACCCGCCGAAGGTCAAGCCCGAACTGATCGCCGACGCCCCCAATCGCGTGTGGTCGTGGGACATCACCAAGCTGCGCGGCCCGGCCAAGCGGGACTTCTACCACCTCTACAGCGTGATCGACATCTACAGCCGTTACACCGTCGCGTGGCTGCTCGCCGAGCGCGAGGACGCCGCCCTGGCCGAACGGCTGCTGTCCGACGCGATCACCAAGCAGGGCGTCGCGCGTGAGCAGTTGACCATCCACGCCGACCGCGGCACCTCAATGGCGTCCAAGACGGTCGCGCAGATGATGGCCGACCTCGGCGTGACCAAGTCCCACTCCCGGCCCAGGTGCAGCAACGACAACCCGTTCTCCGAGGCCCAGTTCAAGACCCTGAAGTACCGGCCCGACTTCCCCGACCGCTTCGGCAGCGTCCAGGACGCCCGAGCTCACTGCCGCGCCTTCTTCACCTGGTACAACACCATCCACCGGCACTCCGGCATCGGCTGGCACACCCCACACGACGTCCACCACGGCCACGCCCGGCAGGTCCGCGATGTCCGCGCCGACGTCCTGACCGCCGCCTACACCCGCAACCCCGAACGATTCGTCCGCGGCATCCCGCAACCACCCGCCCTGCCCACCACCGCGTGGATCAACAAGCCCGAGGACACCACGACTCAGTCAACGAACCCCTGA